One Misgurnus anguillicaudatus chromosome 5, ASM2758022v2, whole genome shotgun sequence genomic window, aacgatctctgtgatattaaacatcatatatgtatattataacaaaaacgagtaaccacgcggcttctgccttcgtctggtcagtcagcttgcctcgcacactctgacaggaataaatgaaatctgacacctgctgctctgtgacgtgacgcgcaTTCAGCTCCGCTAAATTCAGTctgcagacacattcagttataagtgtttgctctctctaatgaaactaaatgatttaattacacgaaaatatcaaaacgacggtgtcgcggtgggcaagtgatctaaccggtgagaggctgaagcaccggttatcaccgtttcaccgaccatcgcggcaagcctactgggaaaatataaataaaagatCATTATAGGTCCCGTGAAAATCATGTGTGAAACTGGACAATTCCAAATGGTACCCACTGtacaaaatactgtaaataGATGTTGTCCCTAGTTTCACTTGTATATGTGCAGCTAAGAATACTTCAAATGTTTTGACTCCACTACAATAGTTTTGACGTTGTTAGGTAAAGTGATGGTGAAGTTATGCAGTGGCGATCGACTGGTCAGCTGATTTTGGGATCTGAAACTAGTTCTGACATTATAGGTATAACATTTCTACATGCAGTGTTGAACTGTGTAATTTTTTTAGGTATGAAGGACCACTGTCATCTACTCCTATGAAAAAACGGGCAGCACTGACAGATCTCACTCTAACAAGCATCGGGTCAAGTGATTCTGATAAGTGAGTGTGCCTGACTTGTTTCAGGTCCTACTTTGCACATGTTTCCTCACAGGCATGTTTTACTGTGAACTACATATCATTATCATGACTAATTGAAAAGTTCACATATCTGCCACAGACTGTAATGTCATATTAccttttaattttttggtcCTCTCATTTTTCATATCTGCCACAGACTGTAATGTCATATTAccttttaattttttggtccattaattttttttttgtgttcaacTTGTTACAGAGACAAGCATACCTCAGAAAAGGCCAGCAAGGGCTCGGCCGGTGTGGAAGAATTGGCCAGGCTTGAGTGCAGGTAGGTCATAATGTGCACTGTGATTGCAGGTTCTTCCAAGAGCTTTTCAGTGTTACTAGTTTCTGATTTTGTGTTATCTAATATTCTATCTTATATAATGCTGTTTCTAAGCCTTGGGGAAATGAGCATTGGTGAGGAGAAACATCTGGATGAACAAGCCATCAATGACTTGAGGAATAGCACGTGAGTATTTTGATCAGCGGAGTTGATGTTGAAGAATGTTATCTCAGTATATATTATGTTATTGACTGTTTTGTCTCATCAGGATTGACTGGGCAGTTAACCCTCCAGCATCAGATACTGATTATGAGGAGCAGGACAGCTCTGATGAAGAGTACATCCCTCCACTTTCTCTTCGGTACATTTCCTAATGTCTCTTGTATAGCAACTTCATACTACCATCAAGTCACAAATGTATAGCTCAGCAATTCTTGGCTCACCATCTCAGCTACACTCTGGTATTCTGTTCACCTTGATCTGACAGAAGCATTTTATTTTCCCCCCTTCTGTGTATGTGTAGAAGCTTCCATTCTGCCACTTGCCTTCATACACATCCATTCTATTTTTATGAAATGTGGTTTCATGAAACAAAGTTTTTACTGCTGAACAGCCTGGTTGTTCTGGTGACATACTCTACAAACCTGTTTGATTATGGAGGCACAACTTTATAAAAAGATAACTTAAATCATACAGTTGAAACGACTACCAACACTTATTCATTCCAGTGCGTTGTCCAATTAGATGTTCCAAGACAGTGTCATGCCAGCCCCCATGTTTGCATGCGAAATAAAGTGAATAGGTGAAATATTTAATGCGTCAGCTATGTTGTTCATACAAGGACTCGCATGCCAGTTCTTCTCTCCACAACTTTGCGAGGCAGAGTAGCTCCTTCAGACACTTCTTTGCAATGAAAGTGTTTGTTCACCTGTTTTTGGTAACAAATCCATGTTTGTACTGTTTGACTGAAACAGGTTGGGTGGAGCTTTACCAAATGTTCCAAACTTTGATGCGCTGCCAGTCATTGGTTTGGAAGAGACCGTACACGACCTCCCTGCAGATTTTGAGTCTGAACCATCTACAGATCCTGACAGCTCCACTGCCTCACCAGCTGATTCAAATGTGCCACCTGTACAGAAGGCAGAGGACATTGTTGGTGCAAAGGCATCGATTGTGTATGATGATTGCTTGAAGTACCTTGCGGCCTTTGTTACACCACCAGTGAAACGGTGCACAGCAATAAATGTGACCGGTGCAGCATGCCAACGCCATCCACCATTCCTGGTGAACATCAAAGGGAAAGGCACTGCAAGCATGTTAGAATGGGTATGTGACACTGTTGTTATGACAATAACTATGTGAATGTACACTTCATATGGACACCAACATGTACCCTTACCTCTAAACATTTATAAGAAAAAGTTATCTGGTATAAAACTGCTATAGCCGTTATATCTATCTGTTCTTATCATTAGAGCTGTGCTGATGGACACATTGTGTGGCGATGGGTTTCACAGCCCTTGATGAAGTACGGACTTCAGGCCGGAGACTTTATGCTGAGCACCAACATCCTGCTATCAGGAAACAACTACACTAAAATTGCACTGCTATTTAGATTTATAAACATGGGCATTTTTGGCCCAAACACTTTTTTCTCCATCCAAGACACGTACTGTGTTGACTCTATCAAAAAGTACTGGATGGAAAAAAGGGCAGATGTGATTTCAAGACTTCAGGGCAAAGATGTTGTTGTCCTTGATTAGTGATACACATACAGTTTATATTTCTAGAAAATGATGTTGCAGTATTTTTATCTAACACAGACTCTCTTGTCCTACATATCTAGCTGATGGCAGAAACGACACGCCGGTCACTGTGCGCAGTACTGTAGTTACACTACAATGGAAAACGACACATTGGAGATCATCAGTGTAGTCACAGTAGACAAAAGACAAACCGACAGACGGTCTGCCATGATGGAGAAGGAGGCCTTCATCTTGACTATGGATCAACTAGTCAATGAAGTTAAACTTATTGAAATCTGCACAGATGCCCACTCACAGATTGGTGCCCTGATGGGTGAGTTCATATCCACATGTCCTAGCTGTTACTTGACATGTATTTAACATTTGACTTATTTCCATCTTTGCAGTACTTGTTTTGTAGATCCTGTAAAGGGGAGGTACAAGGACCAAAGGATTCACCACAGTTTAGATATGTGGCATGGTGCCAAGAATTTGGCAAAGAAGATTGCGGCTGTGAGTGTCCATAGTAGAAGTTTAATTGTACCCCTGTGCATTATAATGTTGTCATTGCTGTGCATTGCTATTAATTATGGTTTTAATCCTTATATCCAGGCAGGCCATGTAAAAGAACTGTCTGTCTTACTACTTTGGCTGAAAGACATCGTAAATCACTTCTGGTGGTGCTGCAAAACAGCCGACTCCTATGAAGAGTTCCTGGTAAATTTTGTGTCATTTCTTCCTTTATTTTCCCAAATCTAAATAAGCTATTGCACTTGTGAACTAGGGCTTTGCAAAAAATCGCCGCCAGCTCCTATCATATGGAGGGGCATTCAGAGCCGTAGTTCCTAGAGAAGCTAGGAAAAATCTGGTTAACAATCGAGGAAAATCGATTCGATTTAATCTATCCGATTTTGCCTAACTTCTCTGTGAACTATGGCTCTGTGTAGTTAATGCCACtgcatctgaaagcagctgatggcgatttacttgtaatcaaggaaccggctttactgatgaaacgtGCATGAGAATTGCAGGCGACTTTTTTTGCTCCTATTGAGAACTGACAACTGATAATTGTTGTTTCTTTTTATGTTGTGTATTACAATTGTAGGCACTGTGGGCCGGCCTTTTACATCATGTCTGCAACGAGCATGAGTAGCCTATGGGCAGCTGTAAACATGGGCAGCTGGCAGACTCGGAGAAGCAATGGATTCAAAGAGACTCTAAAGCACACAAGGCTCTTGTGGAGATAATCCTCAAGAAACGATGGTTGAAGGATGTGCACAAATATCTGCGCTTTAGGTATGTGTGGGAATTAGGGTGAAAGTGTTCATTTCACCAACAACTGCTCAGTTCTGCTTAGCTgtcattatttgttttgttttaattccATAACAGATCAACAGCAGTCCTCGAATCCTTTCAAAACCATATATTGATGTATGCCAGCAAGCGCTTTGCCTTCAGTCCACCGGTGTACGAAGCCCAAGTCCTCCTGGCAGCCCTGTACTACAACTACCATCGGGACCGACCTACTCAGAAGAGGGCAGATGGTACAGAGATGTAAGTATCACGAGAACTACTGAAATATTTATTGTTACTTGTCTCTGTGTCTTTCTTTAACAATATTACCCCCCTATTTTCAGGTACAGACGAGTATACAAAAAGAATGCCAAACAGTACAGTGTCTATGCGCGTAAAGACTCCCAAAAGTTACAGCTACATTGGGGAGCTACAGATGCTGGTGGTGAGATCTAGGCTGGCGAGTGGCTCTGGAATGCCCAGGTCAAGAACCCTAAGGCCAGATGACCCACGAAGGCTTGGTTTACTTCCACCTGTACCACCCCCACCAACAGCAGAGCTTGTACAAAGACAAGTCAGGAGAGAACTAGGTATGCAAAAATTAGCTCCTGTTtagtttttgggtgtgtacAAGCAAACAACTGGTTAGGGTGTTCTGGCTGTAGTTGTATAAATGTCCTTCTCTTTCAGATAGCAATGCTAAAACTGGCACAACATACACTAGCGgccaaaagttttgggacactaactcgttctttatttatattttttccatatttcataataataataataaactcttCCAAACTAAGGCATAGCACAAATGTAACTGTGAGAATCatgttggtgactaaaagcatccaaaataaatcaaaactgttattttttattatctgaAGTGCAGTCACCCTTGGACTAGAAATTGCACAACCATACGCATGACATTTTTTCAATAAGCTTCTCAAATTGTCAATTTAGGATGAATTTTAAAGAGTATAGAAGGAGTTAATATTTAATCTGGGCTCttggctgctttttcttcaatgttcagtgtaagtcatctatttctaaaataatattgtaaactaaaattttagttttctaataacagaaattaatctgtttggcacaggCATTTTCAAGCATTAAACCATACACCTTcagattaaatgatttttaagatcatagttATAATTTTAGTAAAGTGTCACAAAACTTTTGGCCTTTAGTGTATATACAGTACCTCAGTGAAGTGCAAAATAGTATTATCTTGTGGATCCTGACACTGAGTATGACCTGATTTTGGTTTGTGgaagaaatgaagagtttcattgcaaaacgagataaatccattttttaacatttttgtcaaaacatgtttattattatgttattatgttattattttgttttatggtgctacttagctgtattttttaagttatgaaggtttaaatcaaaacaaaccaactgcagttgaattgaaattaattggaatgcacaaccaaaaaacgagatttctgaacaattaagaAAACGGTGGTTagctcgttttgcaacaaaactttTCAAATATACTGTCAGGTTTTCCTGTTTGACCAATCAATTACAAggaaatgttttttatgtttcagGACCTGATTTACAGTCGAGTTCTCCCCAGTGAAGCCAGAATTGCAGCATCCAGTGTACGTATAGGTGAGTGAAATGCACTCTGTCAAGTCGCTTCATTTTTGTatcacaaaatgtatttcaattgTATTCAATCCTTTTGCAACTTCTTACACCTGTTCATTTCCACTCTTCGCAGTACAAGCAGAGAGAAGGATTGTGACCAATGGGACACCCACCAACATTCACACTGTCCATGCAAATTAGTAgatttttaatttgtagttcACCATCTTACTTCGTCTAGGATTTAATTTGAATTCCTGTAATGTTTTTACAGGGTGGCTAAAATGTGTGAGTGTTTGCatgttttgtaaataaaacatcTGAACCAACCTATTATCACTACCATTTCGTGCTTTACCACTGTTCTTTCAGTTCATAACACAGGCTGAAACCCTGCAAAATGATTGTTTGTCCTGATTGTTATTAGAGAGTAATTTGTTTCAAGAATTATTCCACTGTTTTCTTTCTTGTACACAAATGGTAAGAGCTGGCACCAGGGTTTGATTGTCAACGACGGACAGAAAGGTTTATTAGTACAGATTATGAACtccacaaaaaaaatgaaatgctgTCACCAAATGATGCAGTTGTACTTGTTACCGTTACTGTATTCTACTAACATGTGGTACAAAGAACATTTTACACCGAATTTAGTCCATCTTTCCAGTTTGAACAAATTGGTTAACTCAAAGCAAAGTAATGTAACAACACAATTTACAGTTAACTTTCTGAAAGTGAAATAGTTATGTAAACTAAAATTTAAGGACAAAAAGGTGAACTAAAATCCAGGAAGAAAACCTGTGTATTGGCCCTGAGGATCTGGAAATGTGTCCCTAATTTTACAGACACAACAATTTGGGATCACTAGTCTGTTCCCAGCTCCCAGGGACCCATGCTGCCAGTAAATGTAATGTCTATAGGCGGCATAACGAAACTCTCGGCTCTCTGACCCTTGTTCTCTGGCACGGCCGAGCGCTGTAATGTCTTCCCTATACTGGCGGTGAATACGCAGGAAGCCTCCATCCAGGCAGTAATCCCTAAAGTGTGGTAGGTTGCTAATGCAGTTGTTTGGTGTCTGGCGGCAGCATTTTCTCTCCCTGTCAGTGGGCATGTCCCTGCAGTTATGACAGGTGCACCATGGCACCCCTGGCAGACCAGCTGATGGAGGGGGGGCATTATTCTGGCGTAATGCCAGGACATCAAACACCAAGCCTGGTTGCCACTGTATAATGTCATTTGTGAATGACCTCAGATCCTCATAGCTCAAATCTTGAAGGAGGTTCTGCGAGGCCATAAAGTATAGGTTAATCATGTGCAAATCATCATTGCATAATGTGGAACATTTACTACTAAACATTCAATGATTATCTCCTCAAATAGGCTACCTGTCCAGGATGTCATGTGTGTCCAGTGAAATTAACTTGAAAAcggggagagcaggggcgaaagtaccattttccagaaaaacttaattttaaaagataatgttatagacagaGAGATAATATTTGCTTTGGTCAAAACTCACAAGTGTGGgatatcaataccaggtggaattttgtaaaaaataattaaaacatttttcacagtgttgttttcgtcaacgatgacgataacgacatgatttcgttgacgcacatattttttatgacgctaacgcgacgatgactagctaaaaatgtctataaggtgacgaaaacatgacgagacgctttcgagttttcgttgacgaaacgagacggaacgaaaatgattataagtctgatgttcataatgcatgtcatttctgcctattttgcgtgaaatctgtctgtttttagctcaaaagtataagcaatgctgccgctttctatccttgttttgggtcaacacagtctcactcacgctcacgcccaccacccggctgccgCCATGCCGCGCATGCGCACaagatttcaaacaacaacacacctgcggctgtggcgagttcgaaggaccgtagcggtgacgccaataaacgaaaacgacgagatgatttatggacatactttcagtataatccatcagacagaaaaacggaatgcatattgggagacgacggttaatgtggccacaaactaggtgggaagaataccaccaatctcaagcggcacctgtaggctcatcacgctaatattttttaaaggtaactaagTCACGCTGTTAAGatatcatatacattcaattttactcggcaatcggcttgtgacacatttcatagtaagcttaaggttttacatgtatctgcttgtcaaacctaagcccatttccaatactttttgtggtgtatttaaataaggcaaggcacgcgtttctcaactttataagcgaggtctcagcgtaacacacaaactcaacatgatggtatattaggctaaacttttttcttcatagctttttgttatgacatgcgcagaaggcacaccgactaaaacaacggcaagacctcagggacaaccttaatgcacattttaattgtattaaatacatcacactttttaacctaaattcattggttaaaaaattatttttactaaaatttacttaaacttCACTAAAACCTCtttgcgttttcgtcgactaaaacttgactaaaacctttttgcgttttcgtcgactaaaacttgactaaaactataaattttacaagtgactaaaatgtgactaaaactaaaagcattttcatccaaaagactaagactaaaacgaaaactaaaagggctgccaaaaacaacactgatttttcaacagtttgaacactatgaaaatgaaattaaatcaaattaaaataatatcaattttcatcatatacaacagtattagcaaCGGGACAAAAGTAAgaagtgttacttttgacccgacaggatTTCCTGACAgttaaacccgatttacttttattttgaaaaactctgagaattCAAACTttaggatgtgttagagcactaaataacctgtagaatgatcagtactgtaacacatgaaaccagaaacacaacgcgtcaTAAGAACAAATGATCGCTTTTGGAATTTACGTTTCATGGTTGAAAagacctttctggatctacacgcggaaaacggtgagtaaataacgcgatacttgtcagctctgtcaagggtt contains:
- the LOC129412686 gene encoding uncharacterized protein — its product is MAEALGKRPPPAPLPPVARKKTRSEAQIKSDKRRNQTRVNIGTAFPRWRQLLDMKEMRFDSELATFLLDWYEGPLSSTPMKKRAALTDLTLTSIGSSDSDKDKHTSEKASKGSAGVEELARLECSLGEMSIGEEKHLDEQAINDLRNSTIDWAVNPPASDTDYEEQDSSDEEYIPPLSLRLGGALPNVPNFDALPVIGLEETVHDLPADFESEPSTDPDSSTASPADSNVPPVQKAEDIVGAKASIVYDDCLKYLAAFVTPPVKRCTAINVTGAACQRHPPFLVNIKGKGTASMLEWSCADGHIVWRWVSQPLMKYGLQAGDFMLSTNILLSGNNYTKIALLFRFINMGIFGPNTFFSIQDTYCVDSIKKYWMEKRADVISRLQGKDVVVLD